From Portunus trituberculatus isolate SZX2019 chromosome 37, ASM1759143v1, whole genome shotgun sequence, one genomic window encodes:
- the LOC123514153 gene encoding uncharacterized protein LOC123514153, whose product MLVIQRRPTITLIKHQASVITHLHLLDPPLHPRTPPSLQPLTVLLPLYLSSSPASSTSFGMATTSTGKECLSRTSSPPLALCLHNPDYSLPVMALSFMLWNARSLLRKTQELLTYLGDTLPSVVGICETWLPPHLSLSFPGYNIIRKDRGQGRGGGVLLAIHDSLVSSPLPIPQSQDGRLHVVAAKVGLGGGWLTVAVCYNPGGAAGYREFMRYFSTLQPPVLIMGDFNAHHTCWEPDLPPHHHNTSGNTLFQALLDLTHVSLLSPPGLATRFHPHTGAASVLDLFLGDPTFKDSTFRTGPYMGSDHLPPTTATTIAGVLSEAGTAAFPLITRRRPRRPGKPWWDAACAQAVQDRRQAWNQWRRTPTIQAGRAYRRLDAICAKTILKAKRNAWDLHCSTLSFRSSPKSTMSFLRSMEGKLVSQNIPFSDDDSTPLADPEKQKSSLPSLAQPFKPHELSSALATLKPGKAPGLDKVPYDFIRHLTPPLRACLLQLYNSSWQSGQFPSTWKPAILIPIHKPGKDPTLPSAYRPISLLSCIGKLLERLVNTRLTWWLEANNKLAEEQCGFRPHRSTLDVLGQIEYHICDTYRQRQVMTALFLDLEGAFDSAPHEGILYKLALMGITGTTLAWVHDFLTGRSFQVAVGASLSPSQGIHRGVPQGSILSPLLFNVLLSDLQVPTHSHLLLYADDITIVSRAPTLSEAQDRLQEAATAVASNSTYRPYSTSHTLLGLRLDGPRLSWVNHISYEYLRTSYSKRLDVMKRIAGIRWGASRDLLLHYYKITIRAKMQYSSCFYGSAAYSNLLKLDPIQNAALRISMGAMRSSPVVSLQAESGIPPLSTHRRMTLCQQYYRILGLPASHPLSTLHSNSGVDQQAPVWLPAARQPLIVRALLSLTILHLPPPPPQPVNPYSPFPSWLDVTHNFGLPPKPSVSGLAAANFQQLDRSIYHHHLKIYTDGSRDASLPSSAAAIYDANTAICKTWRLPEYTDVLTTELFALLQALIYLRTSHPKSMVVIYTDSRSSLSLLLSRQPSSATTLVHSIQNIFLHLLNTGWDITFQWLHSAKRLLSRLCHSSWDSSLNNALRVTSMGLYHSDSSPQPWVRKQSRILDVALTRLRLGHIDR is encoded by the exons ATGCTCGTCATCCAGAGACgccccaccatcaccctcatcaAGCACCAGGCCAGTGTTATaactcacctccaccttctcgaccctcctctccaccccagGACTCCACCAAGCCTACAGCCACTGACAGTACTTCTTCCTCTGTATCTGAGCTCCTCCCCAGCATCCTCGACCTCATTTGGCATGGCTACCACCTCTACCGGAAAGGAGTGTCTTTCCcggacatcatcaccacctctggCCCTCTGTCTCCACAATCCTGACTACTCTCTTCCTGTAATGGCCCTCTCCTTTATGTTGTGGAACGCCCGATCCCTTCTCCGCAAAACGCAGGAACTCCTAACCTATTTAGGTGACACCCTCCCGTCTGTGGTCGGCATATGTGAGACCTGGCTTccccctcatctttccctctcctttccgggCTACAACATCATCCGCAAAGATCGTGGtcaaggacgtggaggaggagtccTTCTCGCCATCCATGACTCCCTCGTCTCATcgcctctccctatccctcagTCTCAAGATGGGCGTCTGCATGTTGTTGCTGCCAAGGTTGGACTTGGTGGTGGCTGGCTCACGGTGGCAGTCTGCTACAATCCTGGGGGTGCAGCTGGCTACCGAGAGTTTATGCGCTACTTCTCCACCCTGCAGCCTCCAGTGCTTATAATGGGggactttaacgcccatcataCATGTTGGGAGCCTGACTTGCcacctcaccatcacaacacctctGGCAACACTCTCTTCCAAGCCTTGCTAGATCTAACACATGTCTCCCTCCTCAGCCCTCCCGGACTAGCGACCAGGTTTCATCCCCATACTGGTGCCGCCTCGGTGCTCGACCTGTTCCTTGGAGACCCTACCTTCAAGGACTCCACCTTCCGCACTGGACCTTACATGGGCAGCGACCACCTCCCTCCCACAA CCGCAACAACCATTGCTGGGGTGCTGTCCGAGGCTGGCACAGCTGCCTTCCCACTCATCACCCGTCGTCGTCCACGCCGCCCTGGGAAGCCCTGGTGGGATGCAGCCTGTGCGCAGGCAGTACAGGACCGTCGCCAGGCTTGGAATCAGTGGCGTAGGACCCCCACTATCCAGGCTGGCCGTGCTTACCGCCGCCTGGACGCCATCTGTGCCAAGACCATCCTCAAGGCAAAGCGAAATGCATGGGACCTGCACtgctccactctctccttccgcTCCTCTCCCAAGAGTACCATGTCCTTTCTCCGCTCCATGGAGGGCAAGTTGGTATCTCAGAACATCCCATTTTCTGATGATGATTCTACCCCACTGGCTGACCCTGAAAAGCAAAAATCTT CTCTCCCATCCCTTGCTCAACCATTCAAGCCTCATGAACTCTCCTCAGCCTTAGCTACATTAAAACCCGGTAAGGCGCCAGGCCTTGATAAAGTCCCATACGACTTCATCcgccacctcaccccacccctaCGTGCCTGCCTCCTTCAACTATACAACAGCAGCTGGCAATCGGGGCAGTTTCCATCCACCTGGAAACCCGCCATCCTCATCCCCATCCACAAGCCTGGAAAGGACCCTACACTCCCTTCAGCATACAGGCCCATCAGCCTCCTCTCCTGCATCGGGAAGCTGCTGGAGAGGTTAGTCAACACCCGCCTCACCTGGTGGTTAGAAGCTAACAACAAGCTAGCAGAGGAGCAATGTGGCTTCCGCCCTCACCGGAGTACCCTGGATGTGCTGGGGCAAATTGAGTATCACATCTGTGACACTTACCGCCAGCGTCAAGTCATGACGGCCCTCTTCCTTGACCTGGAGGGAGCATTTGATTCGGCACCACATGAGGGCATCCTGTACAAGCTGGCACTCATGGGCATCACTGGCACCACCCTTGCCTGGGTGCACGACTTCCTCACCGGTCGCTCATTCCAAGTGGCTGTTGGTGCATCACTGTCACCTTCCCAAGGAATTCATCGTGGCGTACCTCAGGGATCCATTCTTAGCCCCCTTCTGTTCAATGTTCTTCTCTCTGACCTACAGGTTCCTACCCactctcaccttctcctctatgctgatgacattacCATCGTCAGTCGAGCACCCACACTCTCCGAGGCTCAGGACCGCCTGCAGGAGGCTGCAACCGCCGTGG CTTCCAACTCCACCTACCGTCCATACTCaacctcacacaccctcctcgGACTGCGGCTGGATGGCCCTCGTCTCTCCTGGGTAAATCACATCAGTTACGAGTATCTCCGCACCTCCTACAGCAAACGCCTGGATGTGATGAAGCGAATAGCTGGCATCCGCTGGGGAGCCAGTCGtgacctgctcctccactactaTAAGATCACCATCAGGGCCAAAATGCAGTATTCCAGCTGCTTCTATGGGTCAGCTGCCTACTCCAACCTCCTCAAGCTTGACCCCATTCAGAACGCTGCCTTGAGGATCTCTATGGGGGCCATGAGATCCTCCCCAGTTGTTTCTCTACAAGCAGAGAGTGGTATTCCTCCACTGTCCACCCACAGACGGATGACCTTGTGCCAACAATACTACAGGATACTgggcctgcctgcctcccaccCCCTCTCTACCCTCCACTCCAACTCAGGGGTCGATCAGCAAGCTCCTGTATGGCTCCCCGCTGCCCGTCAGCCACTAATAGTGCGTGCCCTGCTCAGCCTAACCATcctccacttaccaccaccacctccacagcctGTCAATCCCtactcaccttttccttcatggCTGGACGTCACCCATAATTTTGGGCTTCCTCCCAAACCATCTGTGAGTGGATTAGCAGCAGCCAACTTCCAACAGCTGGACCGGtccatttatcaccaccaccttaagaTCTACACGGACGGCTCCAGAGATGCTTCCCTGCCCTCCTCGGCAGCAGCTATATATGACGCCAATACAGCTATCTGTAAGACATGGAGGCTTCCTGAGTACACAGATGTCCTTACCACGGAGCTCTTTGCCCTTCTCCAGGCCCTCATCTACCTCCGCACCTCTCACCCGAAGTCCATGGTGGTAATTTACACCGACTcccgctcatctctctctctcctcctgtcccgGCAGCCATCCTCCGCCACAACCCTCGTCCACTCCATCCAGAacatcttcctccatctcctgaacACTGGGTGGGATATCACCTTCCAGTGG CTTCATTCTGCCAAACGGCTCTTATCTCGCCTCTGCCACTCATCCTGGGACTCTTCACTCAACAACGCACTCCGAGTCACCTCTATGGGCCTTTACCATAGCGACTCATCTCCACAGCCTTGGGTCAGGAAACAGTCCCGCATCCTAGATGTAGCACTCACCCGCCTCCGTCTGGgccacatagatagatag